The following are encoded together in the Poseidonibacter lekithochrous genome:
- a CDS encoding substrate-binding domain-containing protein gives MPLKLIFISLCLITTMIQASTTNKKLIYMTSDINIPFWQIMSKGINSTSNSLGYDFEIYSADNSAKQELANTIKAIRNKVAGIIVSPTNSSACVTILKLAKKANIPVVIADIGTDSGEYVSYVSSNNKNGAYNIGKLLAKQMKALSYDKGTVGIIAIPQKRLNGQERTAGFMKALDEEKIKSADIKQLSKWTQEETYNYVKDMIEKYPNLKAIWLQTSNFYKAAINAINDSGKSNEVLLISFDAEPVFLDLIPKGDIIGAAMQQPYLMGQEAVIALDKHLKNEKVAKHIQLPILSISKENIEAELSTIKRNVLGIENK, from the coding sequence ATGCCATTAAAACTTATCTTTATTTCTTTATGTTTAATCACTACGATGATACAAGCATCAACAACAAATAAAAAGCTTATTTATATGACATCTGACATAAATATTCCTTTTTGGCAAATAATGAGCAAGGGTATAAATAGTACTAGTAATTCTCTAGGTTACGACTTCGAAATCTATAGTGCAGATAATAGTGCTAAACAAGAATTAGCAAATACAATTAAAGCTATTAGAAACAAAGTAGCAGGAATTATAGTATCTCCTACAAACTCTTCTGCTTGTGTAACAATCCTAAAACTAGCTAAAAAAGCTAATATCCCAGTAGTAATAGCTGATATTGGTACAGATTCAGGTGAGTATGTATCTTATGTATCTTCTAATAATAAAAATGGTGCATACAATATTGGGAAACTTCTTGCAAAACAGATGAAAGCCTTATCTTATGATAAAGGTACTGTAGGAATCATAGCAATTCCACAAAAAAGACTAAATGGACAAGAGCGAACAGCAGGATTTATGAAAGCTTTAGATGAAGAAAAAATCAAAAGTGCAGATATTAAACAGCTAAGTAAATGGACACAAGAAGAGACATATAACTATGTAAAAGATATGATAGAGAAATATCCAAATCTAAAAGCTATTTGGCTTCAAACATCAAACTTCTACAAAGCGGCAATAAATGCAATAAACGATTCAGGTAAGAGTAATGAAGTATTACTAATCTCATTTGATGCAGAACCTGTATTTTTAGACCTTATTCCAAAAGGAGATATTATTGGAGCTGCTATGCAACAACCATATCTAATGGGACAAGAAGCTGTAATAGCACTAGATAAACATCTAAAAAATGAAAAAGTAGCAAAACATATACAATTACCAATTTTAAGTATCTCAAAAGAGAATATTGAAGCAGAGTTATCTACAATCAAAAGAAACGTATTAGGAATAGAAAATAAGTAA
- a CDS encoding sensor histidine kinase gives MKSVKSKLFISFTSTIFVILLFLSIISIYFFNLNKETRTLELLDATYTQMEDILEDDESLKIKDLDKYIDLRNQFLIIFKEDSIAFTNQSRFKTQEILEQIKYEDEHEDDSKKYEDRKEQLDKKYEDYYDEGFIEIDDYVLTINSFEKDGEYYEAYLGIDEKYLEQSLDDIYGTIIVLNIVIFFLLTFLGYLLINKTINPLKLILNELEHLQSSDDLSKRLKENKTKDEFEELIISFNKMLENVENSVENIKQFSSDASHELKTPLTIIQGEIELIKNKEASKEELKAVINKVDKEQKKLQEIIKNFLLLSRLEKEVQSNKRASLDKVLFEAVELNLDFIEKKNLELILEIEEDLNVNFDEKYLSIVVNNLLTNAVKYTQEGHIKILAKKQNKNILLEINDSGIGISKEDQNKIYERFYRVDKARTSMKDGIGLGLAIVKKICERFESSIKVKSEINKGSTFSIKFKA, from the coding sequence ATGAAATCAGTAAAATCAAAACTATTCATATCTTTTACTTCTACTATCTTTGTAATACTTCTATTTTTATCAATTATCTCTATCTATTTTTTTAATCTAAATAAAGAAACACGTACTTTAGAACTACTAGATGCTACATATACACAAATGGAAGATATTCTAGAAGATGATGAAAGCTTAAAAATAAAAGACCTAGATAAATATATAGATTTACGAAATCAGTTTTTAATTATCTTCAAAGAAGACTCAATTGCCTTTACAAATCAATCTAGATTTAAAACCCAAGAGATATTAGAGCAGATTAAATATGAAGATGAACACGAAGATGATTCTAAAAAATATGAAGATAGAAAAGAACAATTAGATAAAAAATATGAAGACTATTATGATGAGGGCTTTATAGAGATTGATGATTATGTTTTGACTATCAACTCTTTTGAAAAAGATGGAGAGTATTATGAGGCTTATTTAGGAATAGATGAGAAATACTTAGAACAATCACTTGATGATATATACGGAACGATTATTGTTTTAAATATAGTTATATTCTTTCTTCTTACTTTTTTAGGTTATTTACTTATAAATAAGACTATTAATCCTTTGAAGTTAATACTAAATGAATTAGAGCATTTACAAAGTAGTGATGATTTATCAAAAAGACTAAAAGAGAATAAAACAAAAGATGAGTTTGAAGAATTGATTATCTCTTTTAATAAGATGTTAGAAAATGTAGAAAACAGTGTAGAAAATATAAAACAGTTTTCTTCAGATGCTTCCCATGAATTAAAAACTCCACTTACAATAATACAAGGGGAAATAGAGCTTATTAAAAACAAAGAAGCTAGTAAGGAAGAGTTAAAAGCTGTTATAAACAAAGTAGATAAAGAACAAAAGAAACTACAAGAGATTATAAAAAACTTCTTATTATTATCAAGATTAGAAAAAGAAGTACAAAGTAACAAAAGAGCTTCTTTAGATAAGGTTCTTTTTGAAGCAGTAGAATTAAACCTAGATTTTATAGAAAAGAAGAATCTAGAGCTAATCTTAGAAATAGAAGAAGACTTAAATGTAAACTTTGATGAGAAGTATTTAAGTATAGTAGTTAATAACCTGCTTACAAATGCTGTTAAGTATACACAAGAAGGTCATATAAAAATTCTTGCTAAAAAACAAAATAAAAATATACTCTTAGAAATAAATGATTCAGGTATAGGAATAAGTAAAGAAGATCAAAATAAAATTTACGAGAGATTCTATAGAGTAGATAAGGCTAGAACTTCTATGAAAGATGGAATTGGTCTAGGACTAGCAATTGTTAAAAAGATTTGTGAAAGATTTGAATCGTCTATAAAAGTTAAAAGTGAAATAAACAAAGGAAGTACATTTTCAATAAAGTTTAAAGCTTAA
- a CDS encoding PD-(D/E)XK nuclease family protein: MIDFYELEKRLIKLQGKIETVKELKKYKGENFNIFSILNIERFEVKTHSALIYELINPKGSHNQSKKYLEIFIADILNIKDFDFNSAKVNREHLTDTNRRIDFTIEDNNNFIVIEMKIDAKDQINQLSDYKKFADKKKKRTRCYYLTLNGNDASELSTKGISYERISFSFHILNWINKSIEKSFDLPIIRESLTQYKILIEKLTNKHTKEIEMEVLKMINTPDLIESATILSENIGLIWAKKEAIFWDEVKNRTSKVNTDIILDSSIYFFEKDVIEINYTSQEELTQKVNEKRSAKNIEFGIRYKLNRNGEHFNCYLYLYNSSLLSFQIGDDIIESSLVIDISKKISITGVNKNARYKETDTQINFYGKNNSKDLSYEIFDSQKFEDKLNKISSEVNNYIAKFKQ; this comes from the coding sequence ATGATAGATTTTTATGAATTAGAAAAAAGACTCATCAAACTTCAGGGGAAGATTGAAACAGTTAAAGAACTAAAAAAATATAAGGGTGAAAATTTTAATATTTTTAGTATCTTAAATATAGAAAGATTTGAAGTTAAAACTCATTCTGCATTAATATATGAACTTATTAATCCAAAAGGAAGCCATAATCAAAGTAAAAAATATTTAGAAATTTTTATTGCAGACATTTTAAACATTAAAGACTTTGATTTTAATAGTGCTAAAGTCAATAGAGAACATCTAACAGATACTAATAGAAGAATAGATTTTACAATTGAGGATAATAACAATTTTATTGTAATTGAAATGAAAATTGATGCAAAAGATCAAATTAATCAATTATCCGATTATAAAAAATTTGCAGATAAAAAAAAGAAAAGAACTAGATGTTATTATTTAACATTAAATGGGAATGATGCAAGTGAATTAAGTACTAAGGGTATTAGTTATGAAAGAATTTCTTTTTCATTTCATATATTAAACTGGATTAACAAATCAATTGAAAAAAGTTTTGATTTGCCTATTATCAGAGAAAGCCTTACTCAATATAAAATATTAATAGAAAAACTTACAAATAAACATACGAAGGAAATTGAAATGGAAGTATTAAAAATGATTAATACTCCTGATTTAATAGAAAGCGCAACTATTTTATCAGAAAATATTGGACTTATTTGGGCAAAAAAAGAAGCTATATTTTGGGATGAAGTAAAAAATAGAACTTCAAAAGTTAATACAGACATAATATTAGATTCATCTATATATTTTTTTGAAAAAGATGTAATAGAAATTAACTATACTTCTCAAGAAGAATTAACTCAAAAAGTAAATGAAAAAAGATCAGCAAAAAATATTGAATTTGGAATACGTTATAAATTGAATAGAAATGGTGAGCATTTTAATTGCTATCTATACTTATATAATTCTAGTTTACTAAGTTTTCAAATTGGCGATGATATTATTGAATCAAGTTTAGTTATTGATATATCAAAAAAAATCTCTATAACTGGAGTAAATAAAAATGCTAGATATAAAGAAACAGATACTCAAATAAATTTTTACGGGAAGAACAATTCTAAAGATTTGTCTTATGAAATTTTTGATAGTCAGAAATTTGAAGATAAATTAAATAAAATTTCATCAGAAGTAAATAATTACATAGCAAAATTCAAACAATAA
- a CDS encoding TOBE domain-containing protein, producing the protein MNTLKAQVTQIDSMDNLTIVKFDYEGTTLSMMSLGLKDVKVGSQVILSINASHIAIGKDLKGDISLSNRFDCVIKALDKGKLLSSLKLSINDDSLSSIITTSSVNRLNLNVGDEVQALVKASEISIKEVIS; encoded by the coding sequence ATGAATACACTAAAAGCACAAGTAACACAAATAGACTCTATGGATAATCTAACTATTGTAAAGTTTGATTATGAAGGAACAACTCTTTCTATGATGAGTTTAGGTCTAAAAGACGTAAAAGTAGGAAGCCAAGTAATTCTTAGTATTAATGCCTCTCATATAGCTATTGGTAAAGACTTAAAGGGAGATATATCTTTATCAAATAGATTTGATTGTGTAATAAAAGCCCTTGATAAGGGGAAATTATTAAGCTCACTAAAACTATCTATAAATGACGATTCTCTAAGCAGTATCATAACTACCTCATCGGTTAATCGACTAAATCTTAATGTGGGTGATGAGGTACAAGCTTTGGTAAAAGCTAGTGAAATATCAATAAAAGAGGTTATATCGTAA
- a CDS encoding arginase, translated as MKDSSRFIKIVEVYSDIAGRKKGAGLGIDALMKSSQSLNSRYFKKYPAEVILDENSSFNEVSAYSNAKYIDKIYLVTKRLADRIKSLRDEKLFPIVLAGDHSSCAGTMHGLKMAHPNDEIGVVYIDAHADIHSPYTSPSGNIHGMPLSVVTNLDNKESQINQLDEEEIKYWEKLKDIAGEKPSIKPENIIFCALRDFERAEETLIHKHNIKKYNAKDITYLGIKTVVDEIFKKLEHCKYIYVSFDVDSIDPLYLPGTGTPSENGLSFEQAMQLNMQLIKNEKVCCWEIAEINPKYDDANRGTTAIFKILEQVTKMLIKNY; from the coding sequence ATGAAAGATTCATCAAGATTTATAAAAATTGTTGAGGTCTATTCTGATATAGCAGGAAGAAAAAAAGGTGCAGGGCTTGGAATAGATGCACTTATGAAATCAAGCCAAAGCCTAAATTCAAGATATTTTAAAAAATACCCTGCTGAGGTAATCCTAGATGAGAACTCAAGCTTTAATGAAGTGTCAGCATATTCAAATGCAAAATATATAGACAAAATATATCTAGTTACAAAACGATTAGCCGATCGAATAAAAAGTCTAAGGGATGAAAAACTTTTCCCAATAGTACTTGCAGGAGATCATTCAAGTTGTGCAGGAACAATGCACGGACTTAAAATGGCTCATCCAAATGATGAAATAGGTGTAGTTTATATAGATGCTCATGCTGATATTCATTCTCCATATACTTCACCATCTGGAAATATTCATGGAATGCCTTTATCAGTTGTAACAAATTTGGATAATAAAGAATCTCAAATCAATCAATTAGATGAAGAAGAGATTAAATATTGGGAAAAATTAAAAGATATTGCAGGAGAGAAACCTTCAATAAAACCTGAAAATATAATCTTTTGTGCTTTAAGAGATTTTGAGCGAGCAGAAGAGACTTTGATTCATAAACACAATATTAAAAAATACAATGCTAAAGATATTACATACTTAGGTATAAAAACTGTAGTTGATGAAATATTTAAAAAATTAGAGCATTGTAAATATATTTATGTCTCTTTTGATGTGGATAGTATTGATCCTTTATATTTACCCGGAACTGGAACACCTAGTGAAAATGGCCTAAGTTTTGAGCAAGCAATGCAATTAAATATGCAGCTTATAAAAAATGAAAAAGTTTGTTGTTGGGAAATTGCGGAGATAAATCCAAAATATGATGATGCAAACAGGGGAACAACTGCTATATTTAAAATATTAGAGCAGGTTACGAAGATGTTGATTAAAAACTATTGA
- a CDS encoding TOBE domain-containing protein: MNISSNLTLELFDQPFLLEKRIELLLAIEEHGSISKAAKAVPMSYKTAWDAVDAMNNLSHTPIVSKETGGKGGGGTALTEYGLNLLKTYKVLKQEQTRFMQTLQELTDIDTGTFKTIGRLAMQISARNQIIGKVDKIVSNDVNANIVIVPKSGHELFANISKEALESLDIKNEDEVIAIFKSNNVLLSTDENIAISARNKIKGTITSITKDSTNSEVVLDIGENESIASIITTGAVKRLELEIGKEVFAFIKSSDIMIGK, from the coding sequence GTGAATATATCATCTAACCTAACTCTAGAGCTGTTTGATCAGCCTTTTTTATTAGAAAAGAGAATCGAGCTTCTTTTGGCAATAGAAGAACACGGTTCAATTAGCAAAGCAGCAAAAGCAGTACCAATGAGTTATAAAACAGCTTGGGATGCAGTTGACGCAATGAATAACCTCTCACATACTCCAATAGTCTCAAAAGAGACAGGAGGAAAAGGTGGTGGAGGAACTGCTCTTACTGAATATGGATTAAATCTTCTAAAAACATACAAAGTATTAAAACAAGAACAAACAAGATTTATGCAAACACTACAAGAATTAACAGATATTGATACTGGAACTTTTAAAACAATAGGAAGGCTTGCTATGCAAATTAGTGCAAGAAATCAAATCATAGGAAAAGTAGACAAGATTGTCTCAAATGATGTAAATGCAAATATCGTAATAGTTCCCAAAAGTGGACATGAACTTTTTGCCAATATTTCAAAAGAAGCTTTAGAGTCTTTGGACATAAAAAACGAAGATGAAGTAATCGCAATATTTAAATCAAATAATGTACTTTTATCAACAGATGAAAACATCGCAATTAGTGCAAGAAACAAAATAAAAGGAACAATCACATCTATCACAAAAGATAGTACAAACAGTGAAGTAGTTCTAGATATTGGTGAAAATGAAAGTATTGCTTCTATTATTACAACTGGTGCTGTTAAGAGATTAGAACTTGAAATTGGCAAGGAAGTTTTCGCTTTTATTAAATCTTCTGACATTATGATTGGTAAATAG
- a CDS encoding response regulator transcription factor, which translates to MKILIVEDNPQITDFLSKGLKEQGYAVDIGSDGKEGFYLATTNTYDLIILDIMLPFMSGLEVCKELRAYKIDTPVLMLTAKDDSDDIIEGLDNGADDYMTKPFVLKELLARIRAMLRRKTSTTNELVFKDLKLDIIKKTVSRANNKIELTAKEFSILELLVKNQNQVVSDSMIIESVWDMNYSNASNLVKVYIYRLRNKIDKTYDEAYINNIKNIGYTLK; encoded by the coding sequence ATGAAAATACTAATAGTAGAAGACAATCCACAAATTACAGACTTTTTATCAAAGGGTCTAAAAGAGCAAGGTTATGCAGTTGACATCGGTAGTGATGGAAAAGAGGGCTTTTATCTAGCTACAACAAACACTTATGATTTAATCATACTTGATATTATGCTTCCATTTATGAGTGGCTTAGAAGTTTGTAAAGAGTTAAGAGCCTATAAGATAGATACACCAGTTCTTATGCTTACAGCAAAAGATGATAGTGACGATATTATAGAAGGCCTTGATAATGGGGCTGATGACTATATGACTAAACCTTTTGTACTAAAAGAACTATTAGCACGTATTCGAGCAATGCTTAGACGTAAAACCTCAACTACAAATGAATTAGTTTTCAAAGATTTAAAACTAGACATTATAAAAAAGACAGTATCACGAGCTAATAATAAGATAGAACTAACTGCAAAAGAGTTTTCTATTTTAGAATTATTAGTAAAGAATCAAAACCAAGTAGTTAGTGATTCTATGATTATTGAATCAGTATGGGATATGAACTACTCTAATGCTTCTAATTTAGTAAAGGTATATATCTATAGACTTAGAAACAAAATCGACAAAACTTATGATGAGGCATATATAAACAATATCAAAAACATTGGATATACACTAAAATGA
- a CDS encoding DUF4405 domain-containing protein, producing MNKKFNKRAFISLITFFLSIMALITGIVLLVMPDATMAYWNSWSLLGLQKNQWEHFHAVISIYLTVIVIFHIVQNWKAMLSYMKSKAGEKFKNKKELLFASIVSIVLIAGSSVETPISSITAVFEPAQESWYDTKDEPPFEDAQGLPLEMLANIQSFDKSKIETIFRINKIKFDSFEETLEDIAEQNDTSSKRLYTMIKSNS from the coding sequence ATGAATAAGAAGTTTAATAAAAGAGCGTTTATATCCCTGATAACATTCTTTTTAAGTATTATGGCACTAATCACTGGTATTGTCCTTCTAGTGATGCCTGATGCTACTATGGCTTATTGGAATAGTTGGAGTTTATTAGGTTTACAAAAGAACCAATGGGAGCACTTCCATGCTGTTATCTCTATTTATCTTACGGTAATTGTGATATTTCATATTGTTCAAAATTGGAAAGCAATGCTTAGTTATATGAAGAGTAAAGCAGGAGAAAAATTCAAAAATAAAAAAGAGTTGTTATTTGCAAGTATTGTAAGTATAGTTCTAATAGCAGGAAGTAGTGTAGAAACGCCAATTTCATCAATCACAGCAGTATTTGAACCAGCGCAAGAATCTTGGTATGACACAAAGGATGAACCACCCTTTGAAGACGCACAGGGCTTACCTCTTGAAATGCTAGCTAATATTCAAAGTTTTGACAAAAGTAAAATTGAAACTATTTTTAGAATTAATAAAATAAAGTTTGATTCCTTTGAAGAAACACTTGAAGATATAGCAGAACAAAATGATACTAGTTCTAAAAGATTATATACGATGATAAAATCTAATAGCTAA
- the modB gene encoding molybdate ABC transporter permease subunit: protein MNFFDTLSNLELEPFVLSFKLAFTTTLILFIIALPLAWWLSQTKSKAKPILEAITALPIVLPPSVLGFYILYTLSLNSPIGAFFDEYFGIKLVFNFTGLVIASCFYSLPFMVQPLQSGFETLNKNMLEASYISGKSKFTTLLYVALPNIKPALLTAIIVTFAHTVGEFGVVLMVGGSIPEETKVASVAIYEFVEILDYESAHIYSGIMVILSFIVLFGVYVFNAKQKKTFI from the coding sequence ATGAACTTTTTTGATACTCTAAGTAACCTAGAACTTGAACCTTTTGTATTATCTTTCAAGTTAGCATTTACTACTACTTTGATTTTGTTTATTATTGCCCTACCTTTAGCTTGGTGGTTATCTCAAACTAAATCAAAAGCAAAACCAATCTTAGAAGCAATAACTGCTCTTCCTATTGTATTGCCTCCTTCGGTTCTTGGATTTTATATACTTTATACTTTGTCTTTGAATTCTCCTATTGGAGCATTTTTTGATGAGTACTTTGGAATCAAACTAGTGTTTAACTTCACAGGTTTAGTAATTGCAAGTTGTTTTTATAGTCTGCCTTTTATGGTTCAACCATTACAAAGTGGTTTTGAAACTCTGAATAAAAATATGCTTGAAGCTAGCTACATAAGTGGAAAATCTAAGTTTACTACCCTACTTTACGTAGCGCTGCCAAATATCAAACCAGCACTTCTTACTGCCATCATCGTTACATTTGCTCATACTGTTGGAGAGTTTGGAGTTGTTCTTATGGTTGGTGGAAGTATTCCAGAAGAGACAAAAGTAGCTTCTGTAGCTATCTATGAGTTTGTAGAAATACTAGACTATGAAAGTGCTCATATCTATAGTGGAATTATGGTAATACTTAGTTTTATAGTGTTGTTTGGGGTTTATGTGTTTAATGCTAAACAGAAGAAGACTTTTATATAG
- a CDS encoding ornithine cyclodeaminase, translating into MLVLQIDDIKKIIEKIGFKQYFLKLIDTIEEDYKTWHDFDKMPRIATHVDGGVIELMPISNKSQYSFKYVNGHPKNPKASNKLTVMATGQLSVVETGEPLMFSEMTVLTAFRTAATSALAAKYLAPKDSQVLAIIGNGAQSEFQYLAFSYIFDIKELRYFDVDCLAMEKMAENLKQYDVKLTPCKDAKQCVEGADIITTVTADKKYQTILSKEMIKKDVFINALGGDCPGKTELSSELVKDSHVVVEFLEQSKIEGEIQHLGDDYVCPELHEIVNKEVNLNVSKDGTIIFDSVGFALQDYSVLRLTYELAKEHDIGVELNLIPEMSDVKDLYSLV; encoded by the coding sequence ATGCTAGTTTTACAAATAGACGACATTAAAAAAATAATAGAAAAAATAGGTTTTAAACAATACTTCCTAAAACTTATAGATACCATTGAAGAAGATTATAAAACATGGCATGACTTTGATAAAATGCCTCGTATTGCTACCCATGTAGATGGGGGAGTAATTGAACTTATGCCTATCTCAAATAAAAGCCAATATAGTTTCAAATATGTAAATGGACATCCAAAAAATCCAAAAGCAAGTAATAAACTAACAGTTATGGCAACAGGACAGTTATCAGTAGTAGAAACTGGTGAGCCTCTCATGTTTTCAGAAATGACTGTATTAACAGCTTTTAGAACTGCGGCAACTTCTGCATTAGCTGCTAAATATCTAGCACCTAAAGATTCACAAGTTTTAGCAATCATTGGAAATGGAGCACAAAGTGAATTTCAATACCTAGCCTTTTCATATATCTTTGATATTAAAGAACTTAGATACTTTGATGTAGATTGTCTTGCAATGGAAAAAATGGCAGAGAATCTAAAACAGTATGATGTTAAATTAACACCTTGTAAAGATGCTAAGCAGTGTGTAGAAGGTGCGGATATTATTACAACTGTAACAGCTGATAAAAAATACCAAACAATTCTATCAAAAGAGATGATTAAGAAAGATGTGTTTATAAATGCACTTGGTGGAGATTGTCCAGGTAAGACTGAATTATCATCTGAATTAGTTAAAGATTCACATGTAGTCGTAGAGTTTTTAGAACAATCAAAAATAGAAGGGGAGATTCAACACCTAGGTGATGATTATGTATGTCCTGAACTTCATGAGATCGTAAATAAAGAAGTAAATTTAAATGTAAGCAAAGATGGAACTATTATTTTTGATTCCGTTGGATTTGCTTTACAAGACTATTCTGTTCTAAGACTTACTTATGAGTTAGCTAAAGAGCATGATATTGGAGTTGAATTAAATCTTATTCCAGAAATGAGTGATGTTAAAGATTTATACTCATTAGTATAA
- the modA gene encoding molybdate ABC transporter substrate-binding protein, giving the protein MLNKSLIGLVLLGLSANAGTIKIAVAANVSYAINDLKKEFNKLHPNTKVRVTLGSSGKLTAQISHGAPYDLFMSANMKYPNTLYKNNIAITKPIIYAKGSLAYLSNKPKDFSKGINLLEDKSIRKIAIANPKTAPYGIASVEALKNAKIYKNIKAKLIYGESIAQTVSYTVTATDIGLIAKSSLFSPKMSHFKENINWKEVDSSLYTPIDQGLVILKQGKENKEVKAFYDFVLSPKAKEIFKTYGYQLP; this is encoded by the coding sequence ATGTTAAACAAAAGCCTTATTGGATTAGTATTATTGGGATTAAGTGCTAACGCTGGTACAATCAAGATTGCAGTTGCTGCAAATGTATCTTATGCAATAAATGATTTGAAAAAAGAGTTTAATAAACTTCATCCAAATACAAAGGTGCGAGTAACACTAGGTAGTAGTGGAAAACTAACTGCTCAAATAAGCCATGGTGCTCCATACGATTTATTCATGTCTGCAAATATGAAATATCCAAACACTTTATATAAAAACAACATAGCAATAACTAAGCCTATAATTTATGCAAAAGGCTCACTTGCATACTTAAGTAATAAGCCAAAAGACTTCTCAAAAGGTATTAATCTTCTAGAAGATAAAAGCATAAGAAAAATAGCTATTGCCAATCCTAAAACTGCACCTTATGGAATAGCAAGTGTAGAAGCACTTAAAAATGCGAAGATATACAAAAACATAAAAGCAAAACTAATCTATGGAGAATCAATCGCACAAACAGTTTCTTATACTGTAACTGCAACTGATATTGGTCTTATTGCTAAGTCCTCACTATTCTCACCTAAAATGAGCCATTTTAAAGAGAATATTAACTGGAAAGAAGTTGATTCATCTTTGTATACTCCAATCGATCAAGGTCTTGTAATACTAAAACAAGGAAAAGAGAATAAAGAAGTAAAAGCTTTTTATGATTTTGTATTATCGCCTAAAGCAAAAGAGATTTTTAAAACATACGGATACCAACTACCATGA